The Hugenholtzia roseola DSM 9546 genomic sequence CGAGAATTGCCCATAATTGCCTTGTTATGAGGGTCTTATCAATCACAAAATTTCTTATTGTTTTTTTGCACTTTTCAGAACTTTGTGCCGTAATGCAAAAGTGGCGGCGTTTATTCTATTTTTAGCGAGTGCAAGAGAATGTTGGAAGGGTAAAGGCAAAAATAAGCATTTTTTCTAAAAAAACAAACGCCAATGTTAAAAAATTGTGAAGAAAGGCGAAAAAAGTTCTCTATCACCCCCTAAAAGGGCAAAATTTTTACTAAAAACGCTGTTTGATGCCCAAAAAAGCCTTCATAAAGGCTTCGTTTTTTCTTTTACAAAGGCGGCTCTATTTTCTAAAAGGTTTGAAACCTACGACCAAGACATCGTCTATTTGCGGCTGCTCGCCACGCCAATTATTAAAAATTTGGCTCAATGCCTGCTGCTGTTCCTCAATCGCGATACCATTTTGGTTCATTTTCAAAAGCAACTCTTTAAATCTTTTCTTCATAAACTTTTTGTTTTCCTCGCCCCCAAATTGGTCTTGAAAGCCGTCAGAAAAGAGATAAAAAGCCGTATCTTGCTGATTTTGAGCGGCTAAATCTATGACTTTGCACGTATAATGATAATTTTCACGATGCAAAAGGTGTCCGATAGGCATAATATCGCCCTTTATTTCGCTTAGTTCGCCCTCTGCCACCATTACCAAAGAAAATTTTGCGCCTGCAAAAGAAAGCCGCTGCAAATCTCTATCCCACACACAAACACCCATATCCATACCATCACGACTTTCGGCGTTGTTTTTCTTGTTCAAAAGCAAGGTCAGCCGCTCGTGTAGCTCATCTAATATAAGGTGTGGCTGCTGGTATAAAATCGCAATTTCATGCAAAAGATTCATACCTATCAAACTCATAAAAGCACCGGGTACGCCATGTCCTGTGCAGTCGGCTACTACCAAAATGAGTTGATTGTGCCGCTCCTGCAACCAATAAAAATCGCCCGACACAATGTCTTTGGGTTGGAAAAAGACGAAAGACTGTGGCAGATGCTGTTTGAAGACCTCGATAGAGGGCAAAAGTGCCTGCTGAATCCTTCGTGCGTAGTTGATGCTGGCGGTAATGTCCTTGTTTTTATCGGCAATATCGGCGAGGGAATCTTGCAAGAATTTATGCTGCTGTCGCAATTCTTCGTTTAGCTCGATTAAATTTTCAGCCTGCACGCGAATTTCCTCTTGCTGCTGCTCTAATTCTGTATTTTTTTGTTGGATTTGCTCATTTTTTTTCTGGATTTCTTGTGTTCGGATTTGGACTTTTTGCTCCAAATATTGGTTTTGCTTTTTAAGCCTCAATCCATTGATTTTCAAGATGGTATAAAAAAATCCGACCCCAAACAAGAAATAGGCAGCATACGCCCAGAAGGTACGATACCAAGGCGGCAAGACTTCGAAGGCAAAAGTAGCCACTTGACTTTCGGTCTGATACAAATTTCTGGCTCTTACCTGAAAAAGATAACTGCCTTCGGGCAAATTGGTGTATTCTTTCTGACTAAGCGGTGTCCAAGCCGACCAATGCTCATCAAAACCTTCTAAAAAGTAGCTATAAAGTGTAGTCTGTGGCTCTTCCAAATAGCTTGAAGCACAATAAAAAAGAAGCGAATTGTGTGCATATTCTAAAATAGGCACAAAATCTTGCGGCTGCGCCTTGATAAAACGAAAAGTTGTGTCGTTTTGTCCTTTTTGGAAAAATGCGCCATAAAAAATAGTAGAATCTTTTTCGGAAAGTACAATTTTTCGAATCTGCGCCTCGAAGGGCTGCCATTCAAAGCCCTTGCGCCTCAAATCGTACTTGAAAAGCCCTTCCGAACCGCCAAGCCAAAGCAGGCTGTCGCCATCAGCATAGATAGCCTCCAAGCCCATTTCGGGCAGACGGCGAAAGATTTTGTCTTGCCATTCCCACTTTTGCCCCTGCGATGTCCCCTTTCTGATAAGTCCCTTTTTAGTGGTCAGTCCGCCCAAAAAAAGTTCGCCTTTTGGGGTTTGTACCAAACGAAAGACATCTTGGGCAGGCAAATCGAAGGCAAAATCGGGTTCAAAGCGGTCTTTTTCTGCATTGTATTGATAGATACCTTTGCCTGTGGTGAAAATCGGGCGCACTTGGTTTGTTTTTTTGTCTAAAAAAGGATAGACATTGACCCAATTAT encodes the following:
- a CDS encoding triple tyrosine motif-containing protein; this translates as MNISKTPTFFKIWFNFFLTCFSFLVLNSVSAQGRFFVRNFSPKEYKAYAQNWEVTQDERGIIYVANFDGVLEYDGVRWNLIPVGEELSVNALQGDKNGRIYVGASGDFGFLAPNAQGKMQYHSLSPLLSEKDLDFQEVFEVRVVEDGVIFNAYSHLFFYQPEKQAIQVWKEEDFYFYEPIAIDSQIYVVHLQKGLGKISQAKGFELLPKGDFCASQAAIALLPIQKQNNKQITQILVVTAKGGFWTYNLKSHQVEPFPISVALQKWLESYDLSDFKPISVPQIAPKEPEIHYLLTSHNGGAILIDAQGNILRRIDENSGLQTNMAFKLAPDNFGGIWFGMNQGISRAELLSPFEQWSEQDGLKDMVLSVVRYGGKIYAGTFAGLFVLEGNRFEPLGDIKRACWDLRVLKEGNTESLLIASSGGLFLLESIDNQAIEAKKQTSFRLELIREKSSYALWLSPKKDYFYVSGRKGVLRYDKIKEAKAETSAAQRWKLTRLADDLEADVRSLYEMPNGEIWVASAYNGFLKITFAAPNPASDTIQTQFRVQYYDTKKGLPSNNWVNVYPFLDKKTNQVRPIFTTGKGIYQYNAEKDRFEPDFAFDLPAQDVFRLVQTPKGELFLGGLTTKKGLIRKGTSQGQKWEWQDKIFRRLPEMGLEAIYADGDSLLWLGGSEGLFKYDLRRKGFEWQPFEAQIRKIVLSEKDSTIFYGAFFQKGQNDTTFRFIKAQPQDFVPILEYAHNSLLFYCASSYLEEPQTTLYSYFLEGFDEHWSAWTPLSQKEYTNLPEGSYLFQVRARNLYQTESQVATFAFEVLPPWYRTFWAYAAYFLFGVGFFYTILKINGLRLKKQNQYLEQKVQIRTQEIQKKNEQIQQKNTELEQQQEEIRVQAENLIELNEELRQQHKFLQDSLADIADKNKDITASINYARRIQQALLPSIEVFKQHLPQSFVFFQPKDIVSGDFYWLQERHNQLILVVADCTGHGVPGAFMSLIGMNLLHEIAILYQQPHLILDELHERLTLLLNKKNNAESRDGMDMGVCVWDRDLQRLSFAGAKFSLVMVAEGELSEIKGDIMPIGHLLHRENYHYTCKVIDLAAQNQQDTAFYLFSDGFQDQFGGEENKKFMKKRFKELLLKMNQNGIAIEEQQQALSQIFNNWRGEQPQIDDVLVVGFKPFRK